From one Terriglobales bacterium genomic stretch:
- a CDS encoding NAD(P)H-dependent oxidoreductase, which translates to MEERSLYIPVILGTTRKGRMSAHVAHFVHGELLKRKGVTSEVIDIAKLPLPVDDAGEAIKDAGFSEKMNRADGLVIVSPEYNHSFPGLLKHVLDSCLKEYIHKPAGIAGVSAGPFGGARGIQSLVPVLRELGLVPIFWDLNFGTVAKTFDESGKLLDEAYYRRADKFLGELIWMAKTLRHGRENITLE; encoded by the coding sequence ATGGAAGAACGATCTCTGTACATCCCGGTCATCCTGGGCACCACGCGCAAGGGGCGCATGAGCGCGCACGTGGCGCACTTCGTCCACGGCGAATTGCTCAAGCGCAAGGGCGTGACGTCGGAAGTGATCGATATCGCCAAGCTGCCGCTCCCGGTGGATGACGCCGGAGAAGCCATCAAGGACGCCGGATTCTCCGAGAAGATGAACCGCGCCGACGGCCTGGTGATCGTCTCCCCGGAGTACAACCACAGCTTTCCCGGGCTGCTGAAGCACGTGCTCGATTCCTGCCTGAAGGAATACATCCATAAGCCAGCGGGCATCGCGGGCGTTTCCGCCGGGCCGTTCGGCGGCGCGCGGGGCATCCAGAGCTTGGTGCCGGTGCTGCGCGAGCTGGGCCTGGTGCCCATCTTCTGGGACCTGAACTTCGGCACGGTCGCGAAGACCTTCGACGAGTCCGGCAAATTGCTCGACGAAGCCTACTACCGCCGCGCCGACAAGTTCCTGGGCGAACTCATCTGGATGGCCAAGACACTGCGCCACGGGCGCGAGAACATCACTCTCGAATAA
- a CDS encoding glucose 1-dehydrogenase: MKGVAETESATETERKAAQTTMKAIAVIPGKPGSIHLREVPKPRLEDVADGRGVRVKVLRVGVDGTDKEINAAEYGAPPPGDEYLILGHESFGQVEAVAPGVVEFQPGDYVVASVRRPGSSIYDKIGLQDMTTDDTYFERGINLRHGYLAEYYADSAEFLVKVPGGLKEVGVLLEPSSVAEKAINQAWEIQRRLRVWRPKRAAVLGTGTLGLLASLFLRLRGLEVVALGRTEPPYLNSNLLEEIGVRYVSTKQTSLKQAAEQFGPFDYILEGTGNSGLVFEAMDALGKNGVLAMVSITGGDKVLQIPADHINQGFVLGNKVAFGSVNASREDFERAVQDLGQAQLAYPGWLAKLLTHPIRGLENYQQLIQTLTEAKGAIKVFCEVAPLG; the protein is encoded by the coding sequence ATGAAGGGTGTTGCAGAAACCGAATCAGCTACGGAGACGGAAAGGAAGGCGGCCCAGACCACGATGAAGGCCATCGCGGTCATCCCCGGCAAGCCGGGCAGCATCCACCTGCGGGAAGTCCCCAAGCCACGCCTGGAAGACGTCGCCGATGGCCGGGGCGTGCGCGTCAAAGTGCTGCGCGTGGGCGTGGACGGAACAGACAAGGAAATCAACGCCGCCGAGTACGGCGCTCCGCCACCGGGCGATGAGTACCTCATCCTCGGCCATGAAAGCTTCGGCCAGGTGGAAGCGGTCGCACCGGGCGTGGTCGAGTTCCAGCCCGGCGATTACGTGGTGGCTTCCGTGCGCCGTCCCGGGTCGAGCATTTACGACAAGATCGGCTTGCAGGACATGACCACCGACGACACCTACTTCGAGCGCGGCATCAACCTGCGCCACGGCTACCTGGCTGAGTATTACGCCGATTCCGCCGAGTTCCTCGTCAAGGTGCCCGGCGGGCTGAAAGAAGTGGGCGTGCTGCTGGAGCCCTCGAGCGTGGCTGAGAAAGCGATCAACCAGGCGTGGGAAATCCAGCGACGCCTGCGGGTGTGGCGCCCCAAGCGTGCTGCCGTGCTGGGCACGGGAACCCTGGGTCTGCTGGCGTCACTCTTCCTGCGTCTGCGTGGCCTCGAGGTCGTGGCCCTGGGCCGCACCGAACCCCCGTACCTCAACTCCAATCTCCTGGAAGAGATCGGCGTCCGCTACGTGAGCACCAAGCAGACCAGCCTGAAGCAGGCGGCGGAGCAGTTCGGTCCCTTCGATTACATCCTGGAAGGCACCGGCAATTCCGGCCTGGTCTTTGAAGCCATGGACGCGCTGGGCAAGAACGGCGTGCTGGCCATGGTGAGCATCACCGGCGGCGACAAGGTGCTGCAGATTCCCGCCGACCACATCAACCAGGGCTTTGTGCTGGGCAACAAGGTAGCGTTCGGAAGCGTCAACGCCAGCCGCGAAGACTTCGAGCGCGCTGTCCAGGATCTTGGACAGGCGCAGTTGGCGTATCCTGGCTGGCTCGCCAAGCTGCTCACTCACCCCATCCGGGGGCTGGAGAACTACCAGCAGCTCATCCAGACGCTGACGGAGGCCAAGGGAGCCATCAAGGTGTTCTGCGAAGTGGCGCCCCTGGGATAA
- a CDS encoding VOC family protein, with translation MKHRLAIGLALLLLALPLAAQQPLVVAVDSVNMTVSDMDRTVDFYSKVLTFEKVSDVEVAGDDYEHLQGVFGLRMRVVRLRLGDEFIELTEYLAPKGRPIPVDSRSNDRWFQHVAIIVRDMDAAYRRLREFKVEHASTGPQRLPDWNPNAGGIKAFYFKDPDGHPLEILEFPAGKGDPKWHRPSDRLFLGIDHTAIVVWNTDETLKLYRTLMGMRVVGESENYGPEQERLNNVFGARLRITALRAASGPGIELLEYLSPRDGRPFPLDEKANDLVHRQTRLVTLDAEAAARLLRGGHVAFVSSGVISLPKAETGYRRALLVRDGDGHVLEVAEK, from the coding sequence ATGAAGCACCGTCTAGCCATAGGGCTGGCACTGCTGCTCCTCGCGCTGCCACTCGCGGCGCAGCAACCGCTGGTGGTGGCCGTGGACTCGGTCAACATGACCGTTTCCGACATGGACCGCACGGTGGACTTCTATTCCAAAGTTCTGACCTTCGAAAAAGTCTCGGATGTGGAGGTCGCGGGCGACGACTACGAGCACTTGCAGGGCGTGTTCGGCCTGCGTATGCGCGTGGTCCGCTTGCGGCTGGGGGACGAGTTCATCGAGCTGACCGAGTACCTTGCGCCCAAGGGCCGGCCGATTCCGGTTGACTCGCGATCCAACGATCGGTGGTTCCAGCATGTGGCCATCATCGTGCGTGACATGGACGCTGCCTACCGCCGCTTGCGGGAATTCAAGGTCGAGCATGCCTCGACCGGGCCGCAGCGATTGCCGGACTGGAACCCGAACGCAGGCGGCATCAAAGCCTTCTATTTCAAGGACCCCGACGGTCACCCGCTGGAGATCCTTGAGTTCCCGGCCGGCAAAGGCGACCCCAAGTGGCATAGGCCATCCGACCGGTTGTTCCTGGGCATCGACCACACCGCCATCGTGGTCTGGAATACGGATGAAACCTTGAAGCTCTACCGGACTCTTATGGGCATGCGGGTGGTGGGGGAGAGCGAGAACTACGGTCCCGAACAAGAACGCCTGAACAACGTATTCGGGGCACGGCTCAGAATCACGGCGCTGCGCGCCGCCTCCGGCCCCGGCATCGAGCTCTTGGAGTACCTGTCTCCGCGCGATGGCCGGCCTTTTCCGCTGGACGAAAAGGCCAACGACCTGGTGCACCGGCAGACGCGCCTGGTCACGCTCGACGCCGAAGCTGCTGCGCGCCTGCTGCGTGGCGGGCACGTCGCTTTCGTTTCCAGCGGCGTCATCTCACTGCCGAAAGCGGAGACGGGATATCGCAGGGCCCTGCTGGTGCGCGATGGGGACGGACACGTCCTGGAGGTCGCTGAAAAATGA
- a CDS encoding inorganic phosphate transporter has protein sequence MGDLSPALVLVLLLVLGAEFVNGWTDAPNAIATVVATRVLRPYHAVAVATVLNIIGAFYGIKVAQTIGKDIVKPEVITLPTIGAAMLGIIIWSTLAWWRGLPTSESHALVAGLSGAGLAAAGPEVLVWKGWSKVLIGLAFSTFLGFGGGLLLMILIYRLFFQSRPETVRRWFGKLQILSAAFMAFGHGSNDGQKFIGVFSLGLVLGGLLPEFAVPGWVIWTCALTMGVGTAIGGWRIIKTMGLRLTKLQPVHGFAAETGAAFTITLASYFGIPLSTTHTINTAIMGVGATRRLSAVRWGVGREIAIAWILTFPVCALIAWTTMKLLLLIL, from the coding sequence ATGGGGGACCTCTCTCCCGCCCTGGTGCTGGTCTTGCTCCTCGTGCTCGGCGCCGAATTCGTCAACGGCTGGACGGACGCTCCCAACGCCATCGCCACGGTGGTAGCGACGCGCGTACTGCGGCCCTACCATGCGGTAGCCGTGGCCACCGTGCTCAACATCATTGGTGCCTTCTATGGGATCAAGGTGGCCCAGACCATAGGCAAGGACATCGTCAAACCTGAAGTTATCACCCTGCCTACCATAGGCGCCGCCATGCTTGGCATCATCATTTGGAGCACGCTGGCCTGGTGGCGGGGTCTGCCGACCAGCGAGAGCCATGCCCTGGTCGCCGGTCTCAGCGGAGCCGGCCTGGCTGCTGCCGGACCCGAGGTCCTGGTGTGGAAGGGCTGGAGCAAAGTCCTCATCGGATTGGCCTTTTCCACCTTCTTAGGATTCGGCGGCGGGTTACTGCTGATGATCCTTATCTATCGGCTGTTTTTCCAATCCCGCCCAGAGACCGTGCGCCGTTGGTTCGGCAAGTTGCAGATTCTTTCCGCCGCCTTCATGGCCTTTGGCCACGGCAGCAACGACGGCCAGAAGTTCATCGGCGTGTTCAGCCTAGGCCTGGTTCTGGGCGGACTGTTGCCGGAGTTCGCCGTACCCGGCTGGGTGATTTGGACCTGCGCCCTGACCATGGGTGTAGGAACCGCCATCGGCGGCTGGCGTATCATCAAGACAATGGGATTACGGCTGACGAAGTTGCAGCCCGTGCATGGGTTCGCCGCCGAAACAGGCGCAGCATTCACCATCACTCTGGCCTCTTACTTTGGCATCCCGCTGAGCACTACCCACACCATCAATACCGCCATCATGGGGGTCGGCGCGACACGACGGCTCTCCGCCGTCCGCTGGGGCGTGGGCAGGGAAATCGCGATAGCATGGATTCTCACCTTCCCAGTCTGCGCCCTAATTGCCTGGACAACCATGAAGCTGCTGCTGCTGATCCTGTGA
- a CDS encoding NADH-quinone oxidoreductase subunit A translates to MPDNYFARYLPLLLHLLVAAALAAGMVLLSHLIGWRRPSRVKSQAYECGMDPVGDARSRFSVKFYLVAMLFILFDVEVVFLFPWAVIARELGLFGFFEMLVYIGIVLAGFFYIWKKGVLDWSGTPRSDL, encoded by the coding sequence ATGCCGGACAACTACTTCGCCCGCTACCTGCCGCTACTTCTACATTTACTGGTCGCCGCGGCTCTGGCGGCCGGGATGGTGCTGCTCTCGCATCTGATCGGCTGGCGCCGGCCCAGTAGAGTCAAATCCCAGGCCTATGAATGCGGCATGGATCCGGTGGGCGACGCCCGCAGCCGCTTCTCGGTGAAGTTCTACCTGGTCGCCATGCTGTTCATCCTGTTCGACGTCGAGGTGGTGTTCCTCTTTCCCTGGGCGGTCATCGCCCGCGAGCTGGGACTGTTCGGCTTCTTTGAGATGCTGGTGTACATCGGCATCGTCCTGGCCGGCTTCTTCTACATCTGGAAGAAGGGAGTTTTGGACTGGTCCGGCACTCCCCGGAG
- the thiS gene encoding sulfur carrier protein ThiS — translation MKLQINGEERSVSIEPASLAGLLDHLGLKADRVAVELNREIVPRDRWPATPLVDGDQLEIVHFVGGG, via the coding sequence GTGAAGCTGCAGATCAACGGCGAGGAGCGAAGCGTCTCAATCGAGCCGGCGAGTCTGGCGGGATTGCTCGACCATCTGGGCTTGAAGGCGGACCGGGTGGCCGTGGAACTGAACCGCGAGATCGTCCCCCGCGACCGCTGGCCTGCGACACCTCTGGTGGATGGAGACCAGCTGGAGATCGTCCATTTCGTCGGCGGCGGATGA
- a CDS encoding amylo-alpha-1,6-glucosidase, which yields MIRFGPEICDDLSQALGREWLETNGLGGFSSSTIVGLNTRRYHGLLTAATHPPVGRMVLLSKLEETVVLDGQRFDLSANQYPGVVHPQGFHYLKQFRLDPFPIFTYEVDGIEIEKSVFLVQGENTTVVAYAVRSKRPLASAQLEVRPLIAFRDYHSTTHANGALNRNVDVQPGLAAVRPYDGAPTLYFAHDAAGLDPSGDWFYNFEYAVERERGLDFQEDLFSPMRLKFDLGMRAGATLIVSTEPRSAGDAGLYRQREIARRNAVLAEAPADDDLVRQLVAAADQYIVRRGAGSTVIAGYPWFSDWGRDTMIALPGLTLATGRVDVARGILLEFAKHVDQGMLPNRFPDAGETPEYNTVDATLWFFEAIRAYLDRTGDVALVREQLYPALTDIIDWHIRGTRYGIRMEEDGLLAAGVPGVQLTWMDAKIGDWVVTPRHGKPVEIQALWYNALRIMEDFAGHFEKPEAAKRYAGMAAKASASFNRLFWNESAGCLYDVVHGDDRDASIRPNQVLAASLPFTMLPLDKTRRMLEIVERELLTPVGLRSLTPKDPQYRPRYEGDPFSRDSSYHQGTVWPWLMGPFLTAYVKANGATTKSRKQARAWLEGFRRHMEEGGLGQISEIFDAEPPHRPRGCFAQAWSVAELLRAAVEDVLALHADKPRRRPVRRTASATAKPARSSQP from the coding sequence ATGATTCGCTTCGGCCCGGAGATCTGCGATGACCTCTCCCAAGCGCTGGGACGGGAATGGCTGGAAACCAACGGCCTGGGCGGTTTCTCTTCCTCTACTATCGTCGGCCTGAACACGCGCCGCTACCACGGGCTGCTCACCGCCGCCACGCATCCGCCGGTGGGCCGGATGGTGTTGCTGTCCAAGTTGGAAGAGACGGTGGTTCTCGACGGACAGCGCTTCGACCTCTCCGCCAATCAGTATCCGGGCGTGGTTCACCCCCAGGGCTTCCACTACCTGAAGCAGTTCCGCCTCGACCCGTTTCCCATCTTTACCTACGAAGTGGATGGCATCGAAATCGAGAAATCGGTCTTCCTGGTGCAGGGCGAGAACACCACAGTGGTGGCATACGCGGTGCGCTCGAAACGCCCGCTTGCGAGCGCGCAGCTTGAGGTCCGGCCGCTCATCGCCTTTCGCGACTACCACAGCACCACGCACGCCAACGGCGCACTGAACCGTAACGTGGACGTGCAGCCGGGCCTGGCGGCAGTGCGGCCGTACGACGGAGCGCCCACCCTCTATTTCGCCCACGACGCTGCCGGGCTCGACCCCTCCGGCGACTGGTTCTACAACTTCGAGTATGCGGTGGAACGCGAGCGCGGCCTGGATTTCCAGGAAGATCTGTTCAGCCCCATGCGCCTGAAGTTCGACTTGGGCATGCGCGCCGGGGCAACCCTCATCGTCTCCACCGAGCCACGCAGCGCCGGGGACGCGGGCCTCTACCGTCAGCGTGAGATCGCCCGTCGCAACGCTGTCCTCGCCGAGGCTCCAGCCGACGACGATCTGGTGAGACAGTTGGTGGCCGCCGCCGACCAGTACATTGTCCGCCGCGGGGCAGGCAGCACCGTGATCGCCGGCTATCCCTGGTTCAGCGATTGGGGACGCGACACCATGATTGCCCTTCCCGGCCTGACCCTGGCGACCGGTCGCGTCGACGTAGCGCGGGGCATCCTCCTGGAATTCGCCAAGCACGTGGACCAGGGCATGCTGCCCAACCGTTTTCCCGATGCCGGCGAAACGCCCGAGTACAACACCGTGGATGCCACCCTGTGGTTCTTCGAGGCGATCCGCGCCTATCTCGACCGCACGGGAGATGTGGCGCTCGTCCGGGAGCAACTCTATCCGGCCCTGACGGACATCATCGATTGGCACATTCGCGGGACCCGCTATGGCATCCGCATGGAAGAGGACGGTTTGCTGGCCGCCGGCGTCCCCGGCGTACAGCTCACCTGGATGGACGCCAAGATCGGCGACTGGGTGGTCACCCCTCGCCACGGCAAGCCGGTCGAGATCCAGGCCCTGTGGTACAACGCGCTGCGCATCATGGAGGACTTTGCCGGCCACTTCGAGAAACCGGAGGCCGCGAAGCGTTATGCCGGCATGGCCGCCAAGGCGAGTGCCAGCTTCAACCGGCTTTTTTGGAACGAATCCGCGGGATGTCTCTACGACGTAGTCCACGGCGATGACCGCGACGCATCCATCCGTCCCAATCAGGTGCTGGCCGCCAGCCTTCCCTTCACCATGCTCCCGCTGGACAAAACCCGGCGCATGCTTGAGATCGTAGAACGCGAACTCCTTACTCCGGTCGGTCTGCGGAGTCTGACACCCAAGGATCCGCAATACCGCCCGCGCTACGAGGGTGACCCGTTCAGCCGCGATTCCTCCTATCATCAGGGAACGGTGTGGCCGTGGCTCATGGGGCCTTTCCTCACCGCGTATGTGAAGGCCAACGGTGCCACAACCAAGTCACGCAAGCAGGCCCGGGCGTGGCTGGAAGGGTTCCGACGCCACATGGAAGAGGGCGGACTCGGCCAAATCTCTGAAATCTTCGATGCTGAACCTCCGCACCGCCCGCGCGGGTGCTTTGCCCAGGCATGGAGCGTGGCCGAACTGCTCCGCGCTGCGGTGGAGGACGTACTCGCGCTCCACGCAGACAAGCCCCGACGCCGTCCCGTCCGGCGGACCGCGTCGGCAACCGCCAAACCCGCTCGCAGTTCACAACCGTAG
- a CDS encoding GMC family oxidoreductase, whose amino-acid sequence MEKYDVIIIGTGAGGGTLAYKLAPSGKKILVLERGDYVPREKKNWDPRSVNVEGFYQTKEKWRDKDGKELHPHTNYYVGGNTKFYGAALFRMRKEDFGEIKHHGGISPAWPISYEELEPYYLQAEQLYHVHGLRGEDPTDPPASGPYPHPPVSHEWRIQQLHDDFARHGLKPFHVPVGVMLDEKNPRTSKCIRCNTCDGFPCLVLAKSDSQVCAVDPALAHPNVTLLTNAKAERLETDASGRKVTKVVVQRNGKQEEYSADVVVVSCGAINSAALLLRSANEKHPRGLANGSDTVGRHYMGHVNSVQMAISKCPNPTVFQKTLAVNDFYLGSKEWEYPMGHISFVGKLDGETLKAGAPPLTPGFTLEMMANHSLDFWLTSEDLPDPNNRVTLDREGNIVLSYKPNNEEGHNRLIAKLKDLLNQQTKCHEHGHQCHVGLFGRSLFVGQRIPLAGVAHQNGTVRFGKDPKSSALDVNCKAHEVDNLYIVDASFFPSSGAVNPGLTIMANALRVGDHLMQRLK is encoded by the coding sequence ATGGAAAAGTACGATGTGATCATCATCGGCACGGGTGCGGGCGGCGGCACGCTGGCCTACAAGCTGGCTCCTTCCGGCAAGAAGATCCTGGTGCTGGAGCGCGGCGACTACGTCCCTCGCGAGAAGAAGAACTGGGACCCACGGTCGGTCAACGTGGAAGGCTTTTACCAGACCAAGGAGAAGTGGCGCGACAAGGACGGCAAGGAGCTGCACCCGCACACCAACTACTACGTCGGGGGCAACACCAAGTTCTACGGAGCAGCGCTGTTCCGTATGCGCAAGGAAGACTTCGGCGAGATCAAACATCACGGCGGTATTTCGCCGGCATGGCCGATCTCCTACGAGGAACTGGAGCCGTATTACCTCCAGGCCGAGCAGCTCTACCACGTGCACGGCCTGCGCGGCGAGGATCCCACCGATCCCCCGGCCAGCGGCCCGTATCCGCATCCCCCGGTGAGCCACGAGTGGCGCATCCAGCAGTTACACGACGACTTCGCTCGTCACGGTCTGAAACCGTTCCACGTACCCGTGGGCGTGATGCTGGACGAGAAGAACCCGCGCACCAGCAAGTGCATCCGCTGCAACACGTGTGATGGCTTCCCTTGCCTGGTCCTGGCCAAGTCGGACTCCCAGGTTTGTGCGGTTGACCCGGCGCTGGCGCATCCCAACGTCACGTTGCTGACCAACGCCAAGGCGGAGCGCCTGGAAACCGATGCTTCCGGCCGCAAGGTCACCAAGGTGGTGGTGCAGCGTAACGGCAAGCAGGAGGAATACAGCGCCGACGTGGTGGTGGTGTCCTGCGGCGCCATCAACTCAGCTGCCCTGCTACTGCGCTCCGCCAACGAGAAGCATCCGCGCGGCCTGGCCAACGGTTCCGACACGGTGGGACGCCATTACATGGGCCACGTCAACTCGGTGCAGATGGCCATCTCCAAATGTCCCAACCCGACGGTGTTTCAGAAGACGCTGGCGGTGAACGATTTCTATCTCGGCTCCAAAGAATGGGAATATCCCATGGGCCATATCTCGTTCGTGGGCAAGCTGGACGGCGAGACGCTCAAGGCGGGAGCGCCACCGCTGACTCCGGGCTTCACGCTGGAAATGATGGCCAACCATTCGCTGGATTTCTGGCTGACTTCCGAAGATCTGCCCGACCCGAACAACCGCGTCACGCTCGACCGCGAGGGCAACATCGTCCTCAGCTACAAGCCCAACAACGAGGAAGGCCACAACCGCCTCATCGCCAAGCTCAAGGACCTGCTGAACCAGCAAACCAAGTGCCACGAGCATGGACACCAGTGCCACGTCGGCTTGTTCGGGCGCAGCCTGTTCGTAGGACAGAGAATCCCGCTGGCAGGAGTAGCACACCAGAATGGCACCGTCCGCTTCGGCAAAGACCCCAAGAGCTCGGCGCTCGACGTGAACTGCAAAGCCCACGAAGTGGACAACCTTTACATAGTCGACGCGAGCTTTTTCCCCTCGAGCGGCGCGGTGAACCCGGGGCTCACCATCATGGCGAACGCCCTACGCGTGGGCGATCACCTGATGCAACGGTTGAAGTAG
- the ribB gene encoding 3,4-dihydroxy-2-butanone-4-phosphate synthase: MTNAPFSDVESCIEEIRNGRMVVVVDDEDRENEGDLTLAAERVTAGAINFMAKHGRGLVCLALTEERLDHLRIGPMTAENTATYGTAFCEAIDARSGITTGISAYDRARTIRVAIDPATRASDLARPGHVFPLRARKGGVLVRAGQTEASVDLARLAGMVPAGIICEIMKEDGTMARVPDLIEFCREHGLKMMTVADLIRYRLRHERFVRRIGEAVLPTRFGDFRMIAYESEIDRESHVALIRGEVEKSGDEPVLVRMHSHCLVGDVFGATWCDCQAVIERSMERIAAEGRGALIYLHQTSKGFSVERVADRPALAFHREVRQPDLPDHQRKTQREVGIGAQILSDLGIHSLRLLTNHPRKLVALEGFGMRVVEQVPVPVRSQVPSRD; the protein is encoded by the coding sequence ATGACAAACGCGCCCTTCAGCGACGTCGAGAGCTGCATCGAGGAAATCCGCAACGGCCGCATGGTCGTGGTGGTGGACGACGAAGACCGTGAGAACGAAGGCGATCTGACGCTAGCCGCCGAGAGGGTCACCGCCGGAGCCATCAACTTCATGGCCAAGCATGGCCGCGGCCTGGTTTGCCTGGCCCTGACCGAGGAGCGGCTCGACCACCTGCGCATCGGCCCCATGACAGCGGAGAACACGGCTACCTACGGCACGGCTTTCTGCGAAGCCATCGACGCGCGCAGCGGCATCACCACTGGAATCTCCGCCTACGACCGGGCACGAACCATTCGGGTCGCCATCGATCCCGCCACCCGGGCCTCCGACCTGGCCCGGCCCGGCCACGTTTTCCCGCTACGGGCGCGCAAAGGCGGCGTCCTGGTGCGTGCGGGCCAAACGGAAGCTTCCGTGGACCTGGCACGCCTGGCCGGCATGGTACCGGCCGGCATCATCTGCGAAATCATGAAGGAGGACGGCACCATGGCGCGGGTGCCCGACCTCATCGAATTCTGCCGCGAGCACGGCCTGAAGATGATGACCGTGGCCGATCTCATCCGCTATCGACTGCGCCATGAGCGGTTCGTGCGCCGCATCGGCGAGGCCGTATTGCCCACCCGCTTCGGCGACTTCCGCATGATCGCCTACGAGAGTGAGATCGACCGGGAGTCGCACGTGGCCTTGATCCGCGGCGAGGTGGAAAAGTCCGGGGATGAACCGGTGCTGGTGCGCATGCACTCCCACTGCCTGGTGGGTGACGTCTTCGGCGCCACCTGGTGCGACTGCCAGGCGGTGATCGAGCGCTCCATGGAGCGGATCGCCGCCGAAGGCCGCGGCGCCCTCATCTATCTGCACCAGACTTCCAAGGGCTTCTCTGTCGAGCGCGTGGCCGATCGCCCCGCGCTGGCCTTTCATCGCGAAGTGCGCCAGCCCGACCTGCCCGACCATCAGCGCAAGACTCAGCGCGAAGTCGGAATCGGAGCGCAGATTCTCTCCGATTTGGGCATCCATTCCCTCCGCCTGCTCACCAATCATCCCCGCAAGCTGGTGGCGCTGGAAGGATTCGGCATGCGGGTGGTGGAGCAGGTTCCCGTGCCGGTACGATCACAAGTCCCGAGCCGGGATTAG
- a CDS encoding DUF47 family protein, with amino-acid sequence MVRIIPRETKFFDMFADMSGNLTEGARLLTELLADFQQVDGRVQALKGIEHRGDEMTHSILVKLNQTFITPFDREDIHRLASSLDDVLDLIYAAGERILMYKITEAPPEARELARIIVLQSEQIAKAVVMLEKHNHVLDYCVEINRLENEADRLARAGIGRLFDEERDPIRLIKIKELYEVLETATDRGEDVANVLESVVLKSA; translated from the coding sequence ATGGTCCGCATCATTCCCCGCGAAACGAAGTTTTTCGACATGTTTGCCGACATGTCCGGCAATCTGACCGAGGGCGCCAGGCTGCTGACCGAGCTCCTGGCAGATTTTCAGCAGGTGGACGGACGCGTGCAGGCCCTGAAGGGGATCGAGCACCGCGGCGACGAGATGACCCACTCCATCCTGGTCAAGCTCAACCAGACCTTCATCACGCCTTTCGATCGTGAAGACATTCACCGGCTGGCCAGCAGCCTGGATGACGTCCTGGACCTGATCTACGCCGCCGGCGAACGCATCCTGATGTACAAGATCACGGAAGCGCCACCGGAAGCCAGGGAGCTGGCCCGGATTATCGTGCTGCAGAGTGAGCAGATCGCCAAGGCGGTGGTCATGCTGGAGAAGCACAACCATGTGCTGGACTACTGCGTGGAAATCAACCGTCTGGAAAACGAAGCGGACCGGCTGGCGCGCGCGGGCATTGGCCGGCTGTTCGACGAGGAGCGGGACCCCATCCGCCTGATCAAGATCAAGGAACTGTACGAAGTCCTGGAGACTGCCACCGACCGTGGCGAGGATGTCGCTAATGTGCTGGAAAGCGTGGTGCTGAAGAGCGCCTGA
- a CDS encoding MerR family transcriptional regulator: MSQGYTSKQVEALTGITLRQLQWWDEQGIVVPARDGRRRLYSMDDLAAVAVIAELRDKGFSLQRVRKVVRMLQREFGRSLVDAVSVRSDCHLLTDGRRVYVEDSAHRVVDILKSARQPIFAVCLTDTVRRLRSDLRGRKRPVRAAGMRRARSRRLAS, from the coding sequence ATGAGCCAAGGATACACGTCGAAGCAAGTGGAGGCGCTCACCGGCATCACCCTGCGCCAGCTGCAATGGTGGGACGAGCAGGGAATCGTGGTGCCGGCGCGCGACGGGCGCCGCCGGCTGTACTCGATGGACGACCTGGCCGCCGTGGCTGTGATCGCCGAGCTGCGCGACAAGGGCTTCAGCTTGCAGCGCGTGCGCAAAGTGGTGCGCATGCTGCAGCGGGAGTTCGGACGCAGCCTGGTGGACGCGGTCTCGGTCCGGTCCGACTGCCACCTGCTGACCGATGGTCGCCGCGTCTATGTGGAGGACTCGGCGCACCGGGTGGTGGACATCCTCAAGAGTGCGCGTCAGCCCATTTTCGCCGTCTGCCTGACCGATACCGTGCGCCGCCTGCGCAGCGACCTGCGCGGGCGCAAGCGTCCGGTCCGGGCGGCGGGGATGCGGAGGGCGCGCTCGCGGAGGCTGGCGTCATGA